One genomic region from Streptomyces sp. NBC_00457 encodes:
- a CDS encoding helix-turn-helix domain-containing protein: protein MPPSVRVQQERQDQRRLAVLRHAEESRGNISPTCRYCGISRNCFYMWQRRYQEEGLDWLRDRSSRPHRCRGCVGSSPGRWKAITGAGRIWVRLAYTSTRSPRSRA, encoded by the coding sequence ATGCCCCCTTCAGTCAGAGTGCAGCAGGAACGCCAAGACCAGCGACGCCTGGCGGTCCTGCGCCACGCCGAGGAATCGAGAGGAAACATCTCACCGACCTGCCGGTACTGCGGGATCAGCCGGAACTGCTTTTACATGTGGCAGCGGCGCTACCAGGAAGAAGGCCTTGACTGGCTCCGCGACCGCTCCAGCCGGCCTCACCGTTGTCGCGGGTGCGTCGGTAGCTCCCCGGGCCGCTGGAAGGCCATCACCGGTGCGGGCCGGATATGGGTGCGATTGGCGTACACCTCCACCCGGAGCCCGAGGTCGAGGGCGTAG
- a CDS encoding IS256 family transposase, whose protein sequence is MTAPDSLPLHALAEDNLAAASPDLLRAMVKTFADALMSAEADALCNAEYGQVSDERVNHRNGYRPREWDTRAGTVELAIPKLRQGSYFPHWLLERRRRAEQALISVVATAYLLGVSTRRVEKLAESLGVTQLSKSQVSAMAKHLDDQVAAFRNRPLDQGPYAFVWVDALTQKVREGGRIINVHALIAVGVNSDGHREILGIDVASSEDGAGWLAFLRSLVARGLSGVQLVVSDAHAGLVNAIGATLPGASWQRCRTHYARALLSQVPKSAQPWVATLLRTVFEQPDSDAVQAQMRHVLDALEAKFPKAAAHLDTAQHELLAFTAFPREIWRQIWSNNPQERLNKEIRRRTDVVGIFPDRTALIRLVGAVLAEQNDEWTEARRYMGRELLAKARLHPIESQTDDTVVPTELTA, encoded by the coding sequence ATGACCGCACCAGACAGTCTGCCCCTGCACGCCCTCGCCGAAGACAACCTCGCCGCGGCGAGTCCCGATCTGCTGCGCGCGATGGTCAAGACATTCGCCGACGCACTCATGTCCGCCGAAGCCGATGCCCTCTGCAACGCCGAATACGGGCAGGTCAGCGACGAACGCGTCAACCACCGCAACGGCTACCGCCCGCGCGAGTGGGACACCAGGGCCGGGACCGTCGAACTCGCCATTCCCAAACTGCGTCAGGGCAGTTACTTCCCGCACTGGCTCCTCGAACGCCGCCGACGGGCCGAGCAGGCTCTGATCAGCGTGGTCGCCACCGCCTACCTGCTCGGCGTCTCCACGCGCCGGGTCGAGAAGCTCGCCGAGTCCCTCGGCGTCACTCAACTGTCGAAGTCCCAGGTCAGCGCGATGGCCAAGCACCTGGACGACCAGGTTGCCGCGTTCCGCAACCGGCCCCTGGACCAAGGGCCTTACGCGTTCGTCTGGGTCGACGCGCTGACCCAGAAGGTCCGCGAGGGCGGCCGGATCATCAACGTCCACGCGCTGATCGCGGTCGGCGTCAACTCCGACGGCCACCGCGAGATCCTCGGCATCGACGTCGCCTCCAGCGAGGACGGTGCCGGCTGGCTGGCCTTCCTGCGATCCCTGGTCGCGCGCGGTCTGTCCGGCGTCCAACTGGTCGTCTCCGACGCCCATGCCGGCCTGGTCAACGCGATCGGCGCCACCCTGCCCGGCGCGAGCTGGCAGCGATGTCGTACGCACTACGCCCGCGCGCTGCTGAGCCAGGTCCCTAAGTCGGCCCAGCCGTGGGTGGCCACGCTGCTGCGGACCGTCTTCGAACAGCCCGACAGCGACGCAGTCCAGGCCCAGATGCGGCACGTCCTGGACGCTCTGGAGGCCAAGTTCCCCAAGGCCGCAGCCCACTTGGACACCGCCCAGCACGAACTCCTGGCGTTCACCGCGTTCCCGCGCGAGATCTGGCGGCAGATCTGGTCGAACAACCCGCAAGAACGCCTGAACAAGGAAATCCGGCGTCGCACCGACGTGGTCGGCATCTTCCCCGACCGCACTGCGCTGATCCGCCTGGTCGGCGCGGTCCTGGCCGAGCAGAACGACGAATGGACCGAAGCCCGCCGCTACATGGGGCGCGAACTCCTCGCCAAGGCCCGCCTCCACCCGATCGAGTCACAAACCGACGACACCGTCGTCCCGACCGAACTCACCGCCTAG
- a CDS encoding nuclear transport factor 2 family protein gives MTAKEDDANRRAAAQHAVAEHLRLTAAGSTDEWVKLFAPDAVLEFPYAPDGVPKQVTGRDALLAYMRGFPETFDVEFGDLVFHDTVDPSLVIAEFRSKGTALPTGKPYEQTCISVVRTDGDALIAHYLDYWNPLVAIEALTPHDVPSDSDRSVTFGG, from the coding sequence ATGACAGCCAAGGAAGACGACGCCAACCGTCGCGCCGCTGCCCAGCACGCCGTGGCCGAGCACCTGCGCCTCACCGCCGCAGGAAGCACCGACGAATGGGTGAAGCTGTTCGCCCCGGACGCGGTGCTCGAGTTCCCGTACGCCCCGGACGGCGTGCCGAAGCAGGTCACGGGACGAGACGCCCTGCTCGCATACATGAGGGGCTTCCCCGAGACCTTTGACGTCGAGTTCGGCGATCTGGTGTTCCACGACACGGTCGATCCGAGTCTGGTGATCGCCGAATTCCGCTCGAAGGGCACGGCACTGCCGACCGGCAAGCCGTACGAGCAGACGTGCATCTCCGTCGTCCGGACCGATGGCGACGCGCTCATCGCCCACTACCTGGACTACTGGAACCCGCTGGTGGCGATCGAGGCGCTCACGCCCCACGACGTGCCGTCCGACTCTGACCGCAGCGTGACTTTTGGAGGCTGA
- a CDS encoding TetR/AcrR family transcriptional regulator codes for MPAAGTSTKSDERRRAIVAAAVDCFAQKGFYGTTTHEIAEWVGVSQPYLYRLYPNKEALFAAVVDHVSVVMTDTLVAHSSASGGAGLAPQAALDAARGAYAALVADRNILRFLMHANCAVGEPLVEQAVRRCYAKQVDTVRQLLGDDEAVRRWFGAGMLDNVVAVLGLSDIDEPWAHVLSAR; via the coding sequence ATGCCTGCCGCCGGTACCAGCACGAAGAGCGACGAACGACGTCGGGCCATCGTGGCCGCCGCGGTCGACTGCTTCGCGCAGAAGGGTTTTTACGGTACGACGACGCACGAGATCGCAGAGTGGGTCGGCGTCTCTCAGCCGTATCTCTATCGCCTGTACCCGAACAAGGAAGCGCTGTTCGCGGCGGTGGTCGACCATGTGTCCGTCGTCATGACCGACACGCTGGTTGCTCACTCGTCGGCGTCGGGTGGGGCAGGGTTGGCGCCCCAGGCGGCGTTGGATGCGGCGCGCGGCGCCTACGCCGCGCTCGTCGCGGACCGGAACATCCTGCGTTTCCTCATGCACGCGAACTGCGCCGTCGGCGAGCCGCTGGTGGAGCAGGCCGTGCGCCGGTGCTACGCCAAGCAGGTTGACACCGTTCGGCAGTTGCTGGGCGACGACGAGGCCGTGCGGCGCTGGTTCGGCGCCGGAATGCTGGACAACGTGGTCGCCGTGCTGGGTCTGTCCGACATCGATGAGCCGTGGGCGCACGTCCTCAGCGCTCGATGA
- a CDS encoding DUF6463 family protein gives MTRLIPRLVIGLTAVHFAVALIASSTFDDVARDGFWNAVPGNPQREYEMWFFLAGFGLLALGTLSQRIVRDTGRLPAQLGWYLLAIGIPLQILYPISGAPGLIVLGVLALITARRDSAGESRRTPLVDNYQP, from the coding sequence ATGACCCGGTTGATTCCCCGACTGGTGATCGGACTGACCGCAGTGCACTTCGCGGTCGCCCTGATCGCCTCCAGCACCTTCGATGACGTGGCCCGCGACGGATTCTGGAACGCCGTCCCCGGAAACCCGCAGCGCGAGTACGAGATGTGGTTCTTCCTCGCCGGCTTCGGCCTCCTCGCCCTGGGCACACTCAGCCAACGCATCGTCCGTGACACCGGCAGGCTTCCGGCCCAGCTGGGCTGGTATCTGCTGGCCATCGGCATACCGCTGCAGATCCTCTATCCCATCTCCGGCGCACCCGGCCTGATCGTGCTCGGGGTGCTGGCCCTGATCACAGCCAGGCGGGACAGCGCAGGAGAGAGCCGTCGGACACCTCTTGTCGACAACTACCAACCGTGA
- a CDS encoding DUF3995 domain-containing protein, producing MTLTKLAGGTAAVGLGAVGALHGIWTFSPWPLADRAAFARTVVGVAEADLPTPELTAAVAAALGAAAYAVAARADLVPQLPPRRLVRQGVWGVAGVLLLRGSAGLVSSALTGRPTDFTRWDLALYSPLCLALGGLTAYVAASTRAPHQGS from the coding sequence ATGACGCTGACGAAACTCGCTGGTGGGACGGCCGCAGTCGGCCTGGGAGCGGTCGGGGCCCTGCATGGGATCTGGACCTTCTCTCCCTGGCCACTGGCCGACCGTGCCGCGTTCGCCCGTACGGTCGTCGGAGTCGCCGAAGCGGACCTGCCCACCCCGGAGTTGACGGCCGCAGTCGCGGCAGCGCTCGGAGCGGCGGCCTATGCGGTCGCGGCCCGGGCCGACCTGGTCCCGCAGCTGCCGCCACGGCGTTTGGTGCGCCAGGGCGTGTGGGGTGTCGCAGGCGTACTGCTGCTGCGAGGTTCGGCCGGCCTGGTGTCTTCCGCCCTGACCGGCCGACCGACCGATTTCACCCGCTGGGATCTGGCGCTGTACTCCCCACTGTGTCTGGCGCTCGGCGGGTTGACGGCATACGTCGCTGCCTCCACGCGCGCCCCTCACCAAGGAAGCTGA
- a CDS encoding TetR/AcrR family transcriptional regulator — MARRNLTPQDWSTAALRAMARGGVGAVSVNALAGELEATRGSFYWHFKDRDALLTAALEVWERDDTTALIQALGDITDPRQRLTALFTVALGQEDINGLEPAIVAHADHPAVAPVLRRVTERRIAYLTDLYTDLGLDTATARRQAVAAYAAFLGWLELRRSACDVVPEVAATGTIATVALEHLISGLVRPVVHQADPE; from the coding sequence ATGGCTAGGAGGAACCTCACCCCCCAGGACTGGTCGACCGCGGCGCTGCGGGCGATGGCACGCGGCGGAGTCGGGGCGGTGTCGGTCAACGCGCTCGCGGGTGAGCTGGAGGCGACACGAGGCAGCTTTTACTGGCACTTCAAGGATCGCGATGCGCTGCTGACGGCCGCGCTGGAGGTGTGGGAGCGGGACGACACCACTGCGCTGATCCAAGCGTTGGGCGATATCACCGACCCACGGCAGCGGCTGACGGCCCTGTTCACCGTCGCGCTGGGGCAGGAGGACATCAACGGCCTGGAGCCGGCGATCGTCGCCCACGCCGATCACCCCGCCGTCGCCCCGGTCCTGCGCCGGGTCACCGAGCGGCGGATCGCCTACCTCACCGATCTCTACACCGACCTGGGCCTCGACACCGCCACGGCCCGGCGCCAGGCGGTCGCCGCGTACGCGGCTTTCCTCGGATGGCTCGAACTACGCCGCTCCGCCTGCGACGTCGTGCCCGAGGTCGCCGCCACCGGCACCATCGCCACCGTCGCGCTGGAGCACCTCATCTCCGGGCTGGTCCGACCCGTCGTGCACCAGGCGGACCCGGAGTAG
- a CDS encoding GNAT family N-acetyltransferase, with amino-acid sequence MTEIRTPRLLLRRWHDDDLAPMADIHADPRVMHWIDDGSVRDLDYTAEAIERWEEEWDEEGFGLFAVELLASGELAGFTGLTVPEFLPEVQPDVAICWRLGSPFWGQGYASEAAHATLEFALQDRGLDRIISISRVGDDASEDIIRKLGMVPERETAHPVYGYPLRVHAIDLTEYQA; translated from the coding sequence ATGACCGAGATCCGTACACCCCGCCTCCTCCTGCGTCGCTGGCACGACGACGACCTCGCGCCCATGGCGGACATCCACGCGGACCCCCGGGTCATGCACTGGATCGACGACGGCTCGGTGCGCGACCTGGACTACACGGCGGAGGCCATCGAGCGGTGGGAGGAGGAATGGGACGAGGAGGGCTTCGGACTCTTCGCCGTCGAGTTGCTGGCTTCGGGGGAACTGGCGGGCTTCACCGGTCTGACCGTGCCCGAGTTCCTGCCGGAGGTACAGCCCGACGTGGCCATCTGCTGGCGGCTCGGCTCTCCGTTCTGGGGCCAGGGATACGCGTCCGAAGCCGCCCACGCCACACTGGAGTTCGCACTCCAGGACCGCGGCCTCGACCGCATCATCAGCATCAGCCGGGTGGGGGACGACGCCTCCGAGGACATCATCCGCAAGCTCGGCATGGTGCCCGAGCGAGAGACGGCGCATCCGGTGTATGGCTATCCGCTGCGCGTCCACGCGATCGACCTCACCGAGTACCAGGCGTGA
- a CDS encoding PIG-L deacetylase family protein, producing the protein MTLPALPEESFQRVLCIVAHPDDMEYGTSAAVARWTARGIEVGYLLLTRGEAGMPNPPEETARLRVAEQQAACAVVGVKHLTVLEHPDGVLVYGLDLRRDICREIRRFKPDVVLGTGYDIETPYGFDQADHRAAGLATLDAVRDAGNRWVFPEQVDDEGLEPHSVRWLIVPGLPGSGATHGVDVTGDPLRRGVASLKAHAAYLAALPDHPAPEDFIPQFTAMSGKAMGVEHAILFRAHDLQAPPEFPTEAGED; encoded by the coding sequence ATGACACTGCCCGCCCTCCCCGAGGAGTCCTTTCAGCGCGTGCTCTGCATCGTCGCGCACCCCGACGACATGGAGTACGGCACATCCGCGGCCGTCGCCCGCTGGACCGCGCGCGGGATCGAGGTCGGTTATCTCCTGCTCACCCGCGGCGAGGCCGGCATGCCGAACCCTCCCGAGGAGACGGCACGCCTGCGCGTCGCCGAGCAGCAGGCCGCCTGCGCCGTCGTCGGCGTCAAGCATCTGACGGTGCTCGAACATCCGGACGGCGTGCTCGTCTACGGCCTCGACCTGCGCCGGGACATCTGCCGGGAGATCCGCCGGTTCAAGCCGGACGTCGTACTCGGCACCGGTTACGACATCGAGACGCCCTACGGCTTCGACCAGGCCGACCACCGCGCGGCCGGGCTCGCGACGCTCGACGCGGTGCGCGACGCGGGCAACCGGTGGGTCTTCCCGGAGCAGGTCGACGACGAGGGCCTCGAACCGCACTCCGTACGCTGGCTCATCGTCCCCGGACTCCCCGGCTCCGGCGCGACCCACGGCGTCGACGTCACGGGTGACCCGCTGCGGCGCGGAGTCGCCTCACTCAAGGCACACGCCGCGTATCTGGCCGCGCTCCCGGACCACCCCGCCCCCGAGGACTTCATCCCGCAGTTCACCGCGATGAGCGGCAAGGCCATGGGCGTCGAGCACGCCATCCTGTTCCGCGCCCACGACCTGCAGGCACCACCGGAGTTCCCCACCGAAGCCGGGGAGGACTGA
- a CDS encoding family 16 glycoside hydrolase yields MLLTALLGGALVSPAAADDDPRPFADLPPQEPGVTLRVFDIQSPLSKLCDLKPAQTPNVDKLIPTADWTSTDGFGFSDNFVSQIIGNLNVPEAGAYAFRLISDDGSRLFLGDQQVIDHDGLHGAEPKDGEITLNAGYTSLRIDHFDAGGGQQVTLQWKPPGATEFTVVPNSVLSTDAGVVRVTAPGRKECEGTYDTPGDGLPLTEVNPGYTLTNLRPEGFEPQVSAMDWLPDGRLAISTWGGSEETKGEVYLLDHVTGDTGPDKVTYKKIADGLKEPMGIKYVGGKLYVSEKHQLTELNDTNGDEVTDEKKKIAEWPYGGNFHEFAFGLLYDKGDFYLNLSVSINYGGATTDPQPAPNRGTTIKVNKATGKVSYLAGGLRTPNGIGRGPGNELFVTDNQGGWLPASKLVHVKQGRFFNHYMNPDGPYDDKPVTKPVLWLPQNEIANSPSTPMRLKKGPFAGQMVFGDVTYGGLQRADLEKVDGEYQGAVFRHTQGLESGITRISEGPDGAIYTGGLGADGNWGQAGKLRFGLQKLTPNGKTAFDIKTMRATPDGFELTYTKPLSKETAAKLTEGAYSVEQWRYAPTPAYGGPKIDEESLPVTSAKLSKDRKKVQLTIPGLKTDRVVHVRSPRPFSSTEGEQLWSTEAWYTLNARPGPEEPVTTYDAESGRLSGSAGTDTEHAGYTGGGFVDGFGEQGAQVSVDVEVAKKGVYDVGLRYANGPHPAPGTKTVSVSVNGGAAKQTSLPSTGEWNRWSTKTERFELRKGRNTITYSVGAGDTGHVNLDAVDIRRPGARIDLFSGGSVSTAWQHTDGRSAEWPHTAEKSMEVCCGDLRTKQHFGDFKLHVEFRVPKLPDDVTGQDRGNSGVYLQDRYEVQILDSYGDTDLANNEAASIYLKEAADLNAAKAPETWQTYDITFRAARFDGDGKKTSDARVTVIWNGKKVHDDVAIDGPTGGGEPESAALGAIRFQDHGNKVRFRNVWVEPLS; encoded by the coding sequence CTGCTGCTCACCGCCCTCCTCGGCGGCGCCCTCGTCAGCCCCGCCGCGGCCGATGACGATCCCCGGCCCTTCGCCGACCTCCCGCCGCAGGAACCGGGCGTCACCCTGCGGGTGTTCGACATCCAGTCCCCGCTCAGCAAGCTGTGCGATCTCAAGCCCGCACAGACGCCCAATGTCGACAAGCTGATTCCGACGGCGGACTGGACGTCCACCGACGGCTTCGGGTTCAGCGACAACTTCGTGTCGCAGATCATCGGCAATCTCAACGTGCCCGAGGCCGGCGCGTACGCCTTCCGGCTGATCAGTGACGACGGATCCCGGCTCTTCCTCGGCGACCAGCAGGTCATCGACCACGACGGGCTGCACGGCGCCGAGCCCAAGGACGGCGAGATCACGCTCAACGCGGGCTACACCTCGCTGCGCATCGACCACTTCGACGCGGGCGGCGGACAGCAGGTCACGCTGCAGTGGAAGCCGCCGGGGGCAACCGAGTTCACGGTCGTGCCGAACTCCGTGCTGAGCACGGACGCCGGGGTCGTCAGAGTCACGGCACCCGGACGCAAGGAGTGCGAGGGGACGTACGACACCCCGGGTGACGGGCTGCCCCTGACCGAGGTCAACCCCGGCTACACGCTGACGAATCTGCGGCCCGAGGGCTTCGAGCCGCAGGTGTCCGCGATGGACTGGCTGCCCGACGGCCGGCTCGCGATCTCCACCTGGGGCGGCAGTGAGGAGACCAAGGGCGAGGTGTACCTCCTGGACCACGTCACCGGCGACACCGGACCCGACAAGGTCACGTACAAGAAGATCGCCGACGGGCTCAAGGAACCCATGGGCATCAAGTACGTCGGCGGGAAGCTGTATGTGTCGGAGAAGCATCAGCTGACCGAGCTGAACGACACCAACGGTGACGAGGTGACGGACGAGAAGAAGAAGATCGCCGAGTGGCCGTACGGCGGGAACTTCCATGAGTTCGCCTTCGGACTGCTCTACGACAAGGGCGACTTCTATCTGAACCTGTCCGTCTCCATCAACTACGGCGGCGCCACCACCGACCCGCAGCCCGCCCCGAACCGCGGCACCACCATCAAGGTCAACAAGGCCACGGGCAAGGTCAGTTACCTGGCCGGCGGTCTGCGCACCCCGAACGGCATCGGCCGCGGCCCCGGCAACGAGCTGTTCGTCACCGACAACCAGGGCGGCTGGCTGCCCGCCTCCAAGCTGGTGCACGTCAAGCAGGGCCGGTTCTTCAACCACTACATGAACCCGGACGGCCCGTACGACGACAAGCCCGTCACCAAGCCGGTGCTCTGGCTGCCGCAGAACGAGATCGCCAACTCGCCCAGCACACCGATGCGGTTGAAGAAGGGCCCGTTCGCCGGGCAGATGGTGTTCGGTGACGTCACCTACGGCGGACTGCAGCGCGCCGACCTCGAGAAGGTCGACGGCGAGTACCAGGGCGCGGTGTTCCGGCACACGCAGGGCCTCGAGTCCGGCATCACCCGGATCAGCGAGGGGCCCGACGGTGCGATCTACACCGGCGGTCTGGGCGCCGACGGCAACTGGGGGCAGGCGGGCAAGCTCCGCTTCGGCCTGCAGAAGCTGACCCCGAACGGCAAGACCGCCTTCGACATCAAGACGATGCGCGCGACCCCGGACGGCTTCGAACTCACCTACACCAAGCCCCTGTCGAAGGAGACCGCGGCCAAACTCACCGAGGGCGCGTACTCCGTCGAGCAGTGGCGTTACGCGCCGACCCCGGCGTACGGCGGCCCCAAGATCGACGAGGAGTCGCTGCCGGTCACGTCGGCGAAGCTCTCCAAGGACCGCAAGAAGGTCCAGCTCACCATCCCCGGGCTCAAGACCGACCGCGTCGTGCATGTCCGCTCGCCGCGCCCGTTCTCGTCCACCGAGGGCGAGCAGCTGTGGTCCACCGAGGCCTGGTACACGCTCAACGCCAGGCCCGGCCCCGAGGAGCCCGTCACCACGTACGACGCCGAGTCCGGCCGCCTGTCCGGCAGCGCGGGCACCGACACCGAGCACGCCGGGTACACCGGCGGCGGCTTCGTCGACGGCTTCGGCGAGCAGGGCGCCCAGGTGAGCGTGGACGTCGAGGTCGCCAAGAAGGGCGTGTACGACGTGGGGCTGCGCTACGCCAACGGCCCGCACCCCGCCCCGGGCACGAAGACGGTCAGCGTCTCCGTCAACGGCGGCGCGGCGAAGCAGACGAGTCTGCCCTCGACAGGCGAGTGGAACCGCTGGTCGACCAAGACCGAACGCTTCGAGCTCCGCAAGGGCCGCAACACGATCACGTACTCCGTCGGCGCGGGCGACACCGGCCACGTCAACCTCGACGCGGTCGACATCCGCCGCCCGGGCGCACGGATCGACCTGTTCTCCGGCGGCAGCGTCTCCACGGCCTGGCAGCACACCGACGGCCGCAGCGCCGAATGGCCGCACACCGCCGAGAAGTCCATGGAGGTCTGCTGCGGCGACCTGCGCACGAAGCAGCACTTCGGCGACTTCAAGCTGCATGTCGAGTTCCGCGTCCCCAAGCTCCCGGACGACGTCACCGGCCAGGACCGCGGCAACAGCGGTGTCTACCTCCAGGATCGGTACGAGGTGCAGATCCTCGACTCGTACGGCGACACGGATCTCGCCAACAACGAGGCGGCGTCCATCTATCTGAAGGAGGCCGCCGACCTCAACGCCGCGAAGGCCCCGGAGACATGGCAGACGTACGACATCACCTTCCGTGCCGCGCGCTTCGACGGGGACGGCAAGAAGACGTCGGACGCGCGGGTCACGGTGATCTGGAACGGCAAGAAGGTCCACGACGACGTGGCCATCGACGGGCCGACGGGTGGAGGTGAACCCGAGTCGGCCGCGCTCGGTGCGATCCGCTTCCAGGACCACGGCAACAAGGTCCGGTTCCGCAACGTGTGGGTGGAGCCGCTGTCCTGA
- a CDS encoding SDR family NAD(P)-dependent oxidoreductase, producing the protein MTVTLITGANKGIGFETAKQLLELGHVVYIGARDVERGEKAAAALGARFVQLDVTDDASVNSALATIGSAEGRLDVLVHNAGILGHGVTDGPTALRVFDTNAVGVVRVTEAALPLLRKSSNPTVVTVSSSAGSFWAVNNPDRPEFHLPLALYSASKSAATMLTIQYAKAQPGIKFNAVEPGTTATDMTAAFGIGRSPEESARTVVRLATLDADGPTGTLQDETGTLPW; encoded by the coding sequence ATGACCGTCACACTGATCACCGGCGCCAACAAGGGCATCGGTTTCGAGACAGCCAAACAACTTCTGGAGTTGGGCCACGTCGTCTACATCGGCGCGCGTGACGTCGAGCGAGGCGAAAAGGCTGCGGCAGCGCTCGGCGCGCGCTTCGTTCAGCTCGATGTGACCGACGACGCCTCGGTGAACAGCGCGCTGGCAACGATCGGTTCAGCCGAGGGCCGGCTCGACGTTCTGGTTCACAACGCGGGCATCCTGGGGCACGGAGTCACCGACGGTCCCACGGCCCTGCGAGTTTTCGACACCAACGCGGTGGGGGTCGTGCGCGTCACGGAGGCGGCACTCCCCCTGCTGCGCAAGTCCTCGAATCCGACCGTGGTCACCGTTTCGAGCAGCGCCGGGTCGTTCTGGGCCGTGAACAACCCCGACCGGCCGGAGTTCCACCTGCCGCTCGCGCTCTACTCCGCGTCCAAGTCGGCAGCGACCATGCTCACGATCCAGTACGCCAAAGCTCAACCGGGCATCAAGTTCAACGCGGTTGAGCCCGGCACCACCGCCACCGACATGACCGCGGCCTTCGGAATCGGAAGATCACCGGAAGAGAGCGCCAGAACCGTCGTACGTCTGGCGACTCTCGACGCGGACGGTCCGACAGGAACATTGCAGGACGAAACCGGGACATTGCCCTGGTAG
- a CDS encoding TetR/AcrR family transcriptional regulator, protein MGRPRSFDETAVLDAAAAEFRVHGFADTSTEQLCEAAGVRRSSLYNAFTSKDELFVRALERYVKVFRERRAQVLADDQLNGAERLRVLMEDVVEEERSAREQGHAAGCMVVQSMMAPDLRERDERVARILDRDLRELMDDFEGVIRAGRLDGSIRADADPHEGALLVATVISGLRVTAQAGIESELLRQIALNGLRSLLS, encoded by the coding sequence ATGGGCAGGCCACGATCCTTTGACGAGACCGCGGTGCTCGACGCTGCGGCGGCGGAGTTCCGGGTGCACGGCTTCGCCGACACCTCGACCGAGCAGCTCTGCGAGGCGGCGGGGGTGCGGCGCAGCAGCCTGTACAACGCCTTCACGTCGAAGGACGAACTGTTCGTGCGCGCACTGGAGCGGTACGTGAAGGTGTTCCGTGAGCGCCGGGCACAGGTGCTCGCCGATGACCAGCTCAACGGGGCCGAGCGGCTTCGCGTGTTGATGGAGGACGTCGTCGAGGAGGAACGCTCAGCACGCGAGCAGGGACATGCGGCCGGATGCATGGTCGTGCAGAGCATGATGGCCCCGGACCTGCGCGAGCGGGACGAGCGAGTGGCCCGCATCCTCGATCGGGACCTGCGCGAACTCATGGACGATTTTGAAGGAGTGATCCGGGCCGGGCGTCTCGACGGCAGCATCCGTGCGGATGCCGACCCGCACGAAGGGGCCTTGCTGGTGGCGACGGTCATCTCCGGGCTGCGTGTGACCGCGCAGGCAGGTATCGAGTCCGAACTGCTGCGGCAGATCGCACTCAATGGTCTGCGCTCACTCCTGAGTTGA